Proteins from one Mercurialis annua linkage group LG7, ddMerAnnu1.2, whole genome shotgun sequence genomic window:
- the LOC126655322 gene encoding photosystem I chlorophyll a/b-binding protein 3-1, chloroplastic, whose amino-acid sequence MATQALVSSSLISSSVETGRQILGARPIQSSRKNNSFVVRASSSTPPVKQGANRQLWFASKQSLTYLDGSLPGDFGFDPLGLSDPEGTGGFIEPRWLAYGEIINGRFAMLGAVGAIAPEILGKAGLIPAETALPWFQTGVIPPAGTYTYWADPFTLFVFELALMGFAEHRRLQDWYNPGSMGKQYFLGAEKFLGGSGNPAYPGGPLFNPLGFGKDEKSLNDLKLKEVKNGRLAMLAVLGYFIQGLVTGVGPYQNLLDHLADPVNNNVLTSLKFH is encoded by the exons atggcaaCACAAGCACTTGTGTCATCTTCTTTGATTAGTTCCTCAGTTGAAACTGGTAGACAAATTTTAGGTGCTAGGCCTATTCAATCTTCAAGGAAGAATAACTCCTTTGTTGTTCGAGCATCGTCTTCGACTCCGCCGGTCAAG CAAGGAGCAAATAGGCAGCTATGGTTTGCTTCTAAGCAAAGTCTGACTTACTTGGATGGCAG CCTACCAGGTGACTTTGGATTTGACCCACTCGGCCTATCAGACCCAGAAGGCACAGGAGGTTTCATTGAGCCAAGATGGTTAGCCTACGGTGAGATCATCAACGGAAGGTTCGCCATGTTAGGAGCCGTAGGAGCCATAGCACCCGAAATACTCGGAAAAGCCGGTCTAATTCCTGCAGAAACAGCACTCCCATGGTTCCAAACCGGTGTAATCCCGCCAGCAGGAACATACACTTACTGGGCTGACCCGTTCACACTATTTGTATTTGAATTGGCACTCATGGGATTTGCAGAGCACAGGAGGCTCCAAGACTGGTACAACCCAGGATCCATGGGCAAGCAATATTTCTTGGGTGCCGAGAAATTTTTGGGCGGGTCAGGTAACCCGGCATACCCGGGTGGCCCACTGTTCAACCCGTTAGGGTTCGGCAAAGATGAGAAATCATTGAATGACTTGAAGTTGAAAGAGGTGAAGAATGGAAGATTGGCTATGTTGGCAGTTTTGGGTTATTTTATACAAGGTCTTGTGACTGGTGTTGGACCTTACCAAAATCTGCTTGATCACTTGGCTGATCCTGTGAACAACAATGTGTTGACTAGCCTCAAGTTCCATTAG
- the LOC126655321 gene encoding elongation factor Ts, mitochondrial, producing MALFRKAKSPLQMMLFTKLSNYGQSYSTFGLFSRQFSGEASAPAAAEQMNLIKQLRVMTSAPIKDVKASLVDCNWDIEAAQKDLRKRGKALASKKSGRAATEGLLALAQTEGRAALIELNCETDFVARNEIFQLLALSLAKQALLVENTAQTDSGIYPVGPECLEDLKFNLNHPKLSGETTVQNAITEVAAIMGENVKLRRGFVMSTSSPGVLSTYLHTSPQPGLGRIAGLVSFEIENGISQLDTLHDAGSQLAMHVVAAKPLFLTKELVSSDALENEREVLKSQAESTGKSQMAIEKMVEGRLRKYYEEVVLMEQKFIINDAINVKTLLDNLSKDVGSPVKIRSFFRMEVGEGIQRLESSNADEPAAQSA from the exons ATGGCTTTATTTAGAAAAGCAAAGTCTCCGCTTCAAATGATGCTATTTACCAAATTAAGTAACTACGGGCAAAGTTACTCTACTTTCGGACTGTTTTCACGGCAGTTTAGTGGTGAAGCTTCCGCCCCAGCTGCGGCGGAGCAAATGAATCTCATTAAGCAGTTGAGAGTAATGACCAGTGCTCCGATTAAGGATGTTAAGGCGTCTCTAGTTGATTGCAATTGGGACATTG AGGCGGCGCAGAAGGATTTGCGGAAAAGAGGGAAGGCTTTGGCCTCGAAAAAGTCGGGTCGAGCTGCTACCGAAGGTTTACTTGCCTTGGCGCAGACTGAAGGGAGGGCGGCGCTTATTGAGCTTAACTGTGAAACTGATTTTGTTGCTAGGAATGAAATATTTCAGCTTTTG GCTTTATCTTTGGCAAAGCAAGCTTTGCTAGTCGAGAATACTGCTCAGACGGATTCTGGGATTTATCCGGTCGGACCTGAGTGTTTGGAG GACTTAAAATTTAATCTCAATCATCCAAAATTAAGTGGAGAAACAACTGTTCAGAATGCAATTACTGAAGTAGCTGCAATAATGGGCGAGAATGTGAAACTCAGACGGGGCTTCGTTATGTCTACATCTTCCCCTGGTGTTCTATCCACCTATCTGCATACAAGTCCACAACCTG GTTTGGGTCGTATTGCTGGACTTGTCTCTTTTGAAATAGAGAATGGAATTTCCCAGTTAGATACTCTCCACGATGCTGGATCGCAATTGGCAATGCATGTGGTGGCAGCAAAACCATTATTTTTAACTAAGGAACTAGTTTCCTCTGATGCATTAGAAAATGAACGTGAAGTTCTTAAGTCTCAG GCAGAAAGTACAGGGAAGTCTCAAATGGCAATAGAGAAAATGGTAGAAGGTCGTTTGCGTAAATACTATGAGGAAGTTGTTCTTATGGAGCAAAAGTTCATAATAAATGATGCGATAAACGTGAAG ACACTGTTAGACAATCTATCCAAGGACGTGGGCTCACCGGTGAAGATACGAAGCTTTTTTAGAATGGAAGTTGGAGAAGGCATTCAAAG GCTAGAGTCATCAAATGCGGACGAACCTGCAGCCCAGTCTGCTTAA
- the LOC126655451 gene encoding transmembrane 9 superfamily member 12 — MLKMRMPTVYWASISMLLFLHACNAFYLPGSYLHTYSNGDKIFTKVNSLTSIETELPFSYYSLPYCKPSGGIKKSAENLGELLMGDQIDNSPYRFRMNMNESVFLCTTPPLSEHEVKLLKQRTRDLYQVNMILDNLPAMRYAKQNGINIQWTGFPVGYTPQNSNDDYIINHLKFTVLVHEYEGSGTEIIGTGEEGMGVISEADKNKASGFEIVGFEVVPCSVKYDPEVMSKLHMYDNISSVNCPLDLDKSQIIREQERVSFTYEVEFVKSDIRWPSRWDAYLKMEGARVHWFSILNSLMVIFFLAGIVFVIFLRTVRRDLTRYEELDKEAQAQMNEELSGWKLVVGDVFREPECSKLLCVMVGDGVQITGMAVVTIVFAALGFMSPASRGMLLTGMIILYLFLGISAGYVSVRMWRTMKGTSEGWRSVSWSAACFFPGIAFVILTILNFILWGSKSTGAIPISMYFVLLALWFCISVPLTLLGGFFGTRAEEIKFPVRTNQIPREIPARKYPSWLLVLGAGTLPFGTLFIELFFILSSIWLGRFYYVFGFLLIVLTLLVVVCAEVSVVLTYMHLCVEDWRWWWKAFFASGSVALYVFLYSINYLVFDLQSLSGPVSAVLYLGYSLLMAIAIMLSTGTIGFLTSFYFVHYLFSSVKID, encoded by the coding sequence ATGTTGAAAATGAGGATGCCCACGGTATACTGGGCTTCCATTTCCATGCTTCTCTTTCTGCACGCTTGCAATGCGTTTTATCTTCCCGGTAGCTATTTGCACACATATTCAAATGGCGATAAGATTTTTACTAAAGTGAACTCGTTAACTTCTATTGAAACGGAGCTTCCGTTTAGCTACTACAGTCTCCCTTACTGTAAGCCATCTGGTGGTATTAAGAAAAGTGCTGAAAATCTCGGAGAGCTTCTGATGGGTGATCAGATTGATAACTCTCCTTATCGGTTTAGAATGAACATGAATGAGTCTGTTTTCCTTTGCACTACGCCTCCATTGAGTGAACATGAGGTCAAGCTTTTGAAGCAGAGAACTCGTGATTTGTACCAAGTTAATATGATTTTGGATAATTTGCCTGCTATGAGGTATGCGAAGCAAAATGGGATTAATATTCAGTGGACTGGGTTCCCAGTTGGGTATACACCGCAGAATAGCAACGATGATTATATTATTAATCACCTTAAGTTTACGGTTTTGGTGCATGAGTATGAAGGGAGTGGTACGGAGATAATTGGTACAGGGGAAGAAGGTATGGGTGTCATTTCCGAAGCTGATAAGAATAAGGCATCTGGTTTTGAGATTGTGGGTTTTGAAGTTGTGCCGTGCAGTGTTAAGTATGATCCTGAGGTGATGTCTAAGCTTCACATGTATGACAATATCTCGTCTGTCAACTGCCCCTTGGATCTCGACAAGTCTCAGATTATAAGGGAACAAGAGAGAGTTTCTTTTACCTATGAGGTCGAATTTGTGAAAAGTGATATTAGATGGCCATCTCGTTGGGATGCTTATTTGAAGATGGAAGGTGCTCGTGTCCACtggttttcaattttaaattctctTATGGTCATCTTTTTCCTAGCTGGTattgtttttgtcattttcttGAGGACTGTGAGAAGGGATTTGACAAGATATGAGGAGCTAGACAAAGAAGCTCAAGCACAGATGAATGAGGAGCTTTCTGGGTGGAAGCTTGTTGTGGGTGATGTGTTTAGAGAACCAGAATGCTCAAAGCTTCTCTGTGTCATGGTTGGAGATGGAGTTCAGATTACGGGGATGGCAGTTGTCACGATTGTTTTTGCAGCCCTTGGTTTTATGTCTCCAGCATCACGAGGAATGTTGCTGACTGGAATGATTATTCTTTATCTCTTCTTGGGTATTTCTGCAGGCTATGTTTCAGTGCGGATGTGGAGAACCATGAAGGGAACTTCTGAAGGGTGGAGGTCTGTTTCCTGGTCAGCTGCATGCTTTTTCCCCGGAATTGCGTTTGTTATCCTCACCATTCTAAATTTCATTCTATGGGGAAGCAAGAGTACTGGTGCTATTCCCATTTCCATGTACTTTGTACTTCTAGCTCTCTGGTTCTGCATTTCAGTTCCTCTCACCCTCTTGGGAGGATTCTTCGGGACACGAGCTGAGGAAATTAAATTTCCAGTCCGTACCAATCAGATCCCGAGGGAAATCCCAGCTCGCAAATATCCATCATGGCTTCTTGTTCTCGGTGCTGGAACTCTTCCATTCGGAACCCTTTTCATCGAGCTGTTCTTCATCCTATCTAGCATTTGGCTCGGCCGGTTTTATTACGTCTTCGGTTTCTTGCTTATAGTTCTTACCTTATTGGTAGTCGTTTGTGCTGAAGTATCAGTCGTACTAACCTACATGCATCTCTGCGTGGAGGATTGGCGGTGGTGGTGGAAAGCATTCTTTGCTTCCGGTTCAGTTGCTCTCTACGTGTTCTTGTACTCCATCAATTATTTGGTTTTTGATCTCCAGAGTCTGAGCGGCCCCGTATCCGCCGTACTCTATCTCGGCTACTCGCTGCTGATGGCAATCGCAATCATGTTATCTACCGGCACCATCGGGTTCCTTACGTCCTTCTATTTTGTGCATTATCTTTTCTCGTCAGTAAAGATCGATTAG
- the LOC126655042 gene encoding cell wall protein AWA1-like, with protein sequence MGIRGINLYHVKSHLQKYRSRLAQEQTGIAKKGKSTKIAGVPVGSRKPLSLRPRNGNCSKPKKSKGKAKAGPKKQGSRQKKMPNASEKLGNQSSGDTNIPSGSLSGSLTVQNPNTAGTSATISSGSYFRPNATVSGTSAAISNGSYLGQNSTGAALSSGSYFGSNPTGFGTSSTVPSGSYLGQNPTNVGNNASIASQSYFHQNQNSIGPNATFVSGSYFVPNSSSVGTNTTAVSASYFVQNPSSIGIMAPGQNFSHDQVNANNSVPAARPQSQFPSVMRLPGLSQQGFNATPARARNALQISGSDIVHPSLNVDDIVPTNQNNNYGASNYGRGAGREL encoded by the exons ATGGGGATTAGAGGCATAAACCTTTACCATGTGAAGAGCCACCTCCAG AAATACAGATCTAGACTGGCACAGGAGCAGACTGggattgctaaaaaag GTAAAAGCACCAAAATAGCTGGAGTCCCAGTAGGCTCAAGAAAACCTTTGAGCTTGCGACCACGCAATGGAAATTG CTCCAAGCCTAAGAAATCAAAAGGCAAAGCAAAAGCCGGCCCGAAAAAACAAGGCAGCCGTCAAAAGAAAATGCCG AATGCATCTGAGAAGCTTGGTAATCAGTCATCTGGAGATACAAATATACCTAGCGGAAGCCTCAGCGGAAGCCTCACCGTGCAAAATCCCAATACTGCAGGAACTAGTGCAACTATATCCAGCGGAAGCTACTTCAGGCCAAATGCAACTGTTTCTGGAACCTCTGCAGCTATATCTAATGGAAGCTATTTGGGGCAAAACTCTACTGGTGCAGCTCTATCTAGTGGAAGTTATTTCGGGTCAAACCCGACTGGTTTCGGAACTAGTTCAACTGTACCTAGTGGAAGCTACTTGGGGCAAAACCCCACTAATGTTGGAAATAATGCAAGTATCGCAAGCCAAAGCTACTTCCACCAGAACCAGAATAGCATTGGACCTAATGCAACTTTTGTCAGTGGAAGCTACTTCGTACCGAACTCCTCTAGTGTTGGAACTAACACAACTGCTGTCAGTGCAAGCTACTTTGTGCAGAACCCGTCTAGCATCGGAATAATGGCGCCAGGGCAAAATTTCTCTCACGATCAGGTAAATGCTAATAACTCGGTACCCGCTGCTCGTCCTCAAAGTCAATTTCCTTCAGTTATGCGTTTGCCGGGTTTATCTCAGCAAGGTTTTAACGCAACCCCAGCACGAGCAAGGAATGCGTTGCAGATATCAGGCAGTGACATTGTGCATCCCTCTTTGAATGTTGACGACATCGTTCCAACCAACCAGAATAACAATTATGGTGCCTCCAACTATGGTAGAGGCGCAGGCCGGGAACTCTAA